A portion of the Nitrospira sp. genome contains these proteins:
- a CDS encoding cytochrome c, producing the protein MSEVVKLQLIGLSVVGVGIVILLFVRAQFARVIGFVAIVLGLFSLVALAVPQMASLPPAEEKFDIATVKTPTDMAAIGQKIFFSKGQCALCHSIGPSESARCPDLKGIGAKLSREFIFESLTQPQAYIYLDYRHEGLPKEYPARMPYINRNPIGLTKNEILSVIAFLQQMSGEPISVNPSELEVPGQAPAAPVKAGESDPVAVAKAH; encoded by the coding sequence ATGAGTGAAGTAGTCAAGCTGCAGTTGATCGGTCTGAGCGTCGTCGGGGTGGGGATCGTTATCCTGCTCTTTGTCCGCGCGCAATTCGCCCGCGTCATCGGGTTCGTGGCGATCGTCCTCGGGCTCTTCTCGCTGGTCGCGCTCGCCGTTCCGCAAATGGCTTCGTTGCCGCCCGCGGAAGAGAAATTCGACATCGCGACCGTCAAGACCCCGACGGACATGGCGGCCATCGGCCAGAAGATCTTCTTCAGCAAGGGGCAGTGCGCGCTCTGCCACTCGATCGGCCCCAGCGAATCGGCCCGTTGCCCGGACCTCAAGGGAATCGGAGCCAAGCTGAGCCGGGAGTTCATCTTCGAGAGCTTGACGCAGCCGCAGGCCTACATCTATCTGGACTATCGGCATGAGGGCCTGCCGAAGGAGTATCCGGCGAGAATGCCCTATATCAACCGGAATCCCATCGGTCTGACGAAAAATGAGATTCTGTCCGTCATCGCGTTCCTGCAGCAGATGAGCGGAGAACCGATTTCCGTAAATCCGTCCGAACTCGAAGTGCCGGGACAGGCTCCCGCGGCTCCCGTCAAGGCCGGGGAATCGGATCCTGTCGCCGTCGCGAAAGCGCACTGA
- a CDS encoding cytochrome ubiquinol oxidase subunit I, protein MKTWQRGLLAFFALLALCGGVAYAQAPGAPPVEFPYTGNRTAVWIVAQLHILFAAFILGAPIFVVTSEWLGYRKQDPRYDRLAKEVMKVTVILYSMTALTGGLFIFVLLATYPQFTTWLINHFFLLFAVIYPLLFIGETILLYMYFYSWDAWKGAKKSRHIALGVLLNLIGTITLFVIDGPTSFMNTPVKAEGVSPAEFLATATLWDKIYNYSWMPMNLHRLVGNVTFGGFITGLVAAYMYMASKKEEDRSYYDWMGFVGNLIGVGALLFLPFMGYLLAYELCDYDASICPYMMADQLSMFFEMQGAMVGLIFLASNYYIWLSMKRIEGVERVRMTIFAPLVMVALPFVMTYVWTIFPVPDPTSLAILVPLALLPMVLGRFIPITVSSRTVIKVGFLMVVVGDAIWLTPHGFVPTGAKLVADLELPSDWNFLALMPAKNSAAFTLVFVTIVNYIIYNRAINQGTIVWGKIDFASQFVLVFLAFSAIWTMGLMGAVRSLLRKYFHTYNLLPDFTAESFTPTLSYSAWWITGITVAFFVVVSFAILVTLRPTEAKGHVSEGSPAPAGAK, encoded by the coding sequence ATGAAAACATGGCAGCGAGGTCTGTTGGCCTTCTTTGCGCTTCTAGCGCTGTGCGGAGGCGTCGCCTACGCACAGGCCCCGGGCGCTCCGCCGGTGGAGTTTCCGTATACGGGGAACCGGACCGCCGTGTGGATCGTCGCGCAATTGCACATCCTGTTCGCCGCCTTCATCCTGGGCGCTCCTATCTTTGTCGTGACGTCCGAATGGCTGGGGTATCGCAAGCAGGACCCACGCTATGATCGCCTGGCCAAGGAGGTCATGAAGGTCACCGTCATCCTCTACAGCATGACGGCCCTCACCGGCGGACTGTTCATCTTCGTGCTGTTGGCGACCTATCCTCAATTCACCACGTGGCTGATCAATCACTTCTTCCTGCTGTTCGCCGTCATTTATCCGCTCCTGTTCATCGGTGAGACGATTCTCCTCTACATGTACTTCTATTCGTGGGATGCCTGGAAGGGAGCAAAGAAGTCCCGCCACATCGCCTTGGGAGTGCTGCTCAACCTGATCGGCACCATCACGCTGTTCGTGATCGACGGACCGACCTCGTTCATGAACACGCCGGTCAAGGCAGAGGGTGTCTCACCGGCCGAGTTTCTGGCCACGGCAACGCTATGGGACAAGATCTATAACTACAGCTGGATGCCGATGAATCTGCACCGGCTCGTCGGCAATGTCACGTTCGGCGGATTCATCACCGGACTGGTCGCGGCCTACATGTATATGGCGTCCAAGAAGGAAGAAGACCGGTCGTATTACGATTGGATGGGCTTTGTCGGGAATTTGATCGGTGTCGGCGCGCTGCTGTTTCTTCCGTTCATGGGCTATCTGTTGGCGTACGAATTGTGTGACTACGACGCCTCGATTTGTCCCTACATGATGGCGGACCAGCTGTCGATGTTCTTCGAGATGCAGGGCGCCATGGTCGGGCTGATCTTCCTCGCCAGCAATTACTACATCTGGTTGAGCATGAAGCGGATCGAAGGGGTGGAGCGGGTGAGGATGACCATCTTTGCTCCGCTCGTGATGGTGGCGCTTCCGTTCGTCATGACCTACGTCTGGACCATCTTCCCCGTGCCCGATCCCACGTCGCTGGCGATTTTGGTGCCTCTCGCCCTGCTGCCCATGGTGCTCGGCCGGTTCATCCCCATCACCGTCTCCTCTCGCACGGTGATCAAGGTGGGATTTTTGATGGTCGTGGTGGGCGACGCGATCTGGCTCACCCCGCACGGGTTCGTGCCGACCGGGGCCAAGTTGGTGGCCGACCTGGAGCTTCCGTCCGATTGGAATTTCCTCGCGCTCATGCCGGCGAAGAACTCCGCGGCATTCACGTTGGTGTTCGTCACGATCGTGAACTACATCATCTATAATCGAGCGATCAACCAGGGCACGATCGTGTGGGGCAAGATCGATTTTGCGTCCCAGTTCGTCCTGGTGTTCCTGGCCTTCAGCGCGATCTGGACGATGGGCCTGATGGGCGCGGTCCGTTCGTTGCTGCGGAAATATTTCCACACCTACAATCTGCTGCCGGACTTCACGGCCGAATCCTTCACCCCCACGTTGTCCTACTCGGCCTGGTGGATTACGGGCATTACCGTCGCGTTTTTCGTCGTCGTCAGTTTCGCCATTCTCGTCACGCTCAGACCCACAGAGGCCAAGGGGCACGTGTCCGAAGGCAGCCCCGCGCCCGCGGGAGCGAAGTGA
- a CDS encoding cytochrome ubiquinol oxidase subunit I, producing the protein MIPRDEVSAMQFGGASIQRVLRTTGGLRGVLAGLMVAVGLLALPSFGVAADTPAAATEYRDIPGIGSRNIVWVIAQLHLLLAGFVLGVPIFAWLCEVVGWKSGEKRYDKLAKEFTKLLTSSYATTALFGGILLFLLIAFYPKLMNYLTDIFFPSFIFYCILFLLETATLYLYWYGWDAMQDGGKKTFHIFLGFLLNLFAFFIMIVPNSWATFQASPVVISEGTDLQRAWAATWNPTWWPVNIHRLIANVVLGGYICGAYAGIRYLAARNAEERDHYDWMGYVGNFIGVFGLLPLPFAGYWLMREIYQYNQQMGITLMGGFLSWLFILQAMLIGVLFLGSNYYFWLGITHRIPGSEMRYRKPIMTMLVILLLCLGVWMTPHSLVASLEEARKMGGTHHPLLGVFGVMSAKMTVANLMILVTFMSFIMYWRAGKQETATWAKVAKSVMGGVLVLAGIAVIVLGVWGYFVPAIIRINYFSTSQVLIVLFVMLTITPLTALLLKSAKTTTEMVWGRMPPRAGYALVLNAVMVILLMTLMGYARSSSRVHWHIYGVMRDSSQYAFSPALGYAAAFMALNTFLFCLLVAFIFWVATMGDKGKAGGQGEAAKGALPHGMPAMAGGSPHHSERG; encoded by the coding sequence ATGATTCCCAGAGATGAGGTGAGTGCCATGCAATTCGGCGGCGCATCGATTCAGCGGGTCCTTCGGACCACCGGTGGTCTTCGCGGAGTCCTCGCCGGGCTCATGGTCGCCGTGGGCCTCCTGGCCCTTCCTTCGTTCGGGGTCGCGGCGGATACTCCGGCGGCGGCGACCGAGTACAGGGACATACCCGGCATCGGGAGCCGCAACATCGTCTGGGTCATCGCGCAACTCCATCTTCTGCTCGCCGGCTTCGTGTTAGGCGTGCCGATTTTTGCCTGGCTCTGCGAAGTCGTCGGCTGGAAGAGCGGGGAAAAGCGGTACGATAAGCTGGCCAAGGAATTCACCAAACTGTTGACCTCCTCCTACGCGACTACGGCGCTGTTCGGGGGCATCCTCTTGTTCCTGCTCATCGCGTTCTACCCGAAGTTGATGAACTACCTGACGGATATCTTTTTCCCCTCCTTCATTTTCTACTGCATCCTGTTCCTGCTGGAGACCGCGACCCTGTACCTCTACTGGTACGGTTGGGATGCGATGCAGGACGGCGGGAAGAAGACGTTTCATATTTTCCTCGGTTTCCTGCTCAATCTTTTCGCGTTTTTCATCATGATCGTCCCCAATTCCTGGGCGACCTTCCAAGCGAGCCCCGTCGTGATCTCCGAAGGGACGGACCTGCAGCGCGCCTGGGCTGCCACCTGGAATCCCACCTGGTGGCCCGTGAACATCCACCGGTTGATCGCCAACGTCGTGCTCGGGGGGTACATTTGCGGCGCCTACGCCGGCATCCGGTATCTGGCGGCCCGGAATGCGGAAGAGCGTGACCACTACGACTGGATGGGCTATGTCGGCAACTTCATCGGAGTCTTCGGACTGCTGCCCCTTCCGTTCGCCGGCTATTGGCTGATGCGGGAAATCTACCAATACAACCAGCAGATGGGCATCACCCTGATGGGCGGATTCCTCTCCTGGCTGTTTATTCTACAGGCCATGTTGATCGGGGTTCTGTTCCTTGGCTCCAACTATTATTTCTGGCTCGGTATTACGCACCGCATCCCTGGTTCGGAAATGAGGTACCGCAAACCCATCATGACGATGCTGGTCATCCTGCTCCTGTGTTTGGGAGTGTGGATGACACCGCACTCGCTCGTCGCCAGCTTGGAAGAAGCCCGCAAAATGGGCGGCACGCACCATCCGCTGCTCGGGGTGTTCGGCGTCATGTCGGCCAAGATGACGGTGGCCAATCTCATGATTCTTGTCACATTCATGAGTTTTATTATGTATTGGCGGGCGGGAAAACAGGAAACGGCCACGTGGGCCAAGGTGGCGAAGTCGGTCATGGGTGGAGTGCTCGTGCTTGCAGGTATTGCCGTAATCGTACTCGGCGTATGGGGCTATTTCGTGCCGGCGATCATCCGCATCAATTACTTTTCGACCTCGCAGGTGCTCATCGTGCTGTTCGTCATGCTGACGATCACGCCCTTGACCGCGCTCCTGCTGAAAAGCGCCAAGACCACCACCGAAATGGTATGGGGCCGCATGCCTCCGCGCGCGGGCTACGCGTTGGTCTTGAACGCGGTGATGGTCATCCTGCTCATGACGCTGATGGGCTATGCCCGGTCGTCCTCCAGAGTGCACTGGCACATCTACGGTGTCATGCGGGATTCGTCTCAATACGCCTTTTCTCCGGCCCTCGGCTATGCCGCGGCCTTCATGGCGTTGAACACGTTCTTGTTCTGTCTTCTCGTGGCCTTCATCTTCTGGGTCGCGACGATGGGGGACAAGGGCAAGGCCGGAGGACAGGGCGAGGCGGCCAAAGGAGCGTTGCCGCACGGTATGCCGGCGATGGCAGGCGGATCGCCTCATCACTCGGAGCGCGGGTGA
- a CDS encoding ethylbenzene dehydrogenase-related protein encodes MKSAKRKTQWHKGEAALLAAVMVLCGATVGFAQESVAVRAPMVKGTLPAEDPDSAVWTSAPVSQFPMSPQVHWQNRIQEATVKDVKIRALHDGTQVAFLLEYADPTQDPDDAAALEFMVGDKKAHFAHGQPMAQVEGGPVNIWFWKNKENKAVDMSAMGFGTLKAQPHQDVKAKGVYANGTWKVVFSRPLATEHPDEDAQVKPGEFINIAFAVWDGQKDASGELREKGSQKAVSSWWYFRAEPPADYSGYLYAAMAIALAVGFQFVLIRKLKKGQSA; translated from the coding sequence ATGAAATCGGCAAAGCGGAAGACACAGTGGCACAAGGGCGAGGCGGCGCTGCTTGCGGCCGTCATGGTCCTGTGCGGCGCGACGGTAGGTTTCGCCCAGGAAAGCGTGGCGGTACGGGCTCCGATGGTCAAGGGCACGCTTCCGGCGGAAGATCCGGACTCAGCCGTCTGGACCAGCGCACCGGTTTCGCAATTTCCGATGTCCCCGCAGGTCCATTGGCAGAACCGCATCCAGGAAGCGACGGTGAAAGACGTCAAGATTCGCGCGCTGCACGATGGAACGCAGGTGGCGTTTCTCCTGGAATATGCCGATCCCACGCAGGATCCGGACGACGCGGCCGCCCTGGAATTCATGGTCGGCGACAAGAAGGCGCACTTCGCGCACGGCCAGCCGATGGCTCAGGTCGAAGGGGGGCCGGTCAACATCTGGTTCTGGAAGAACAAAGAGAACAAGGCCGTCGACATGAGCGCCATGGGCTTCGGCACGTTGAAGGCGCAACCGCATCAGGATGTCAAAGCCAAGGGCGTCTATGCGAACGGCACCTGGAAGGTGGTGTTTTCACGTCCGCTGGCGACCGAGCATCCCGACGAAGACGCGCAGGTGAAGCCCGGCGAATTCATCAACATCGCGTTCGCCGTCTGGGACGGACAAAAGGACGCGAGCGGAGAATTGCGTGAGAAGGGGTCGCAGAAGGCCGTCTCGTCCTGGTGGTATTTCCGAGCCGAGCCGCCCGCCGACTATTCCGGCTATCTCTACGCGGCGATGGCCATCGCGCTGGCCGTTGGATTCCAGTTCGTCCTGATCCGAAAACTCAAGAAAGGGCAGTCAGCATGA
- a CDS encoding c-type cytochrome, with amino-acid sequence MKSARLQVMGAVAGLMGVWALVAGGCASEQQKKGQELYAHYCLHCHGEHGRQNEGFNWSSMPDPKPKDLSNKSEMGTFKDEDIFNTISRDMKDTSPGGDKIGDDEFAVPTMPTFKYTLSEDEIWAIVGYVRTLHGMKLEFKVEERKKELADALQAAQSKFDQAKQAYDAAEKKASDEAEKKSAQLKKDVDVDESSYAKEQAAMTQAKKDLDNAQVALNNFSTRPGKGVNVPRPDLTVKPDQIAKLAEVGKNLYANKYGCNGCHSLAEEGGKVGPALDRAGFRLNGTWVYRWVKNPQAMKPETRMPALGLSDADAKAVVMYLNTLRAPKTEPPSDKPGS; translated from the coding sequence ATGAAGTCGGCAAGGCTGCAAGTCATGGGAGCGGTGGCCGGCCTGATGGGGGTCTGGGCTCTGGTGGCCGGCGGATGCGCGAGCGAGCAGCAGAAGAAAGGGCAGGAGCTCTATGCCCACTACTGCCTGCACTGTCACGGCGAACACGGCCGTCAGAACGAAGGCTTCAACTGGTCCTCCATGCCCGATCCCAAGCCGAAGGACCTGTCCAATAAATCCGAGATGGGAACATTCAAGGACGAGGATATCTTCAATACCATTTCACGCGACATGAAGGACACGAGTCCGGGCGGCGACAAGATCGGCGACGACGAATTCGCCGTCCCGACCATGCCGACGTTCAAGTACACGCTCTCGGAAGATGAAATCTGGGCCATCGTGGGCTATGTCCGCACCCTGCACGGCATGAAGCTGGAGTTCAAAGTCGAGGAACGCAAGAAGGAACTTGCAGACGCGCTACAAGCCGCGCAGTCCAAGTTCGATCAAGCCAAGCAAGCCTACGATGCCGCCGAAAAGAAGGCGAGCGACGAGGCTGAAAAAAAGAGCGCGCAATTGAAGAAGGACGTGGATGTCGACGAGTCCTCCTATGCGAAGGAACAGGCCGCGATGACCCAGGCGAAAAAGGATCTCGACAACGCACAGGTCGCGCTGAACAACTTCTCGACCAGGCCCGGTAAGGGCGTCAACGTGCCGAGGCCGGACTTGACGGTGAAGCCTGATCAGATCGCGAAGTTGGCGGAGGTCGGCAAGAACTTGTATGCAAACAAATACGGCTGCAACGGTTGCCACAGCCTCGCAGAGGAAGGCGGAAAGGTCGGTCCGGCATTGGATCGCGCGGGCTTCCGTCTCAACGGCACGTGGGTCTATCGCTGGGTGAAGAATCCGCAAGCCATGAAGCCGGAAACCAGAATGCCGGCACTGGGGTTGAGTGACGCGGATGCCAAGGCCGTGGTCATGTACCTCAACACGTTGCGTGCGCCGAAGACCGAACCTCCGAGCGACAAGCCGGGCAGCTGA
- a CDS encoding cytochrome bc complex cytochrome b subunit: MAHSSLPSSQPTAIEKVVAFIDERVGLKQLQAKMLNEPVPGGSRWAYVFGSVLLFIFIMQAVTGILLMFYYVPTADHAYASTQYIIHDVDYGWFLLSYHFWGSTAMVVCVFAHMSQVFLWGAYKSPREMIWLVGLALFGIVMGFGFTGYLLPWDQRAYWATTVGVEIMDKTPLLGDFMARFLKGGPTPGQMTLSRFFVIHVMILPAALMGLAGLHLFLFRSAGPAGPFRGTPEELKAKTDYFFPRQIWKDIVGMAVVFASICALAFWEPVVLLEEATPDPGDYHPEPEWYFLFLFQLLRLKIFAGEFGQFLGAIALPGAFMALLAALPFIDRDPERNIFKRPIALIGWIVVMVSILLFTVSAIINREFLD; encoded by the coding sequence ATGGCACACTCCTCTCTACCCAGCAGCCAGCCGACCGCCATCGAAAAAGTCGTGGCCTTCATCGACGAGCGCGTCGGGTTGAAGCAGTTGCAGGCCAAGATGCTGAACGAGCCGGTTCCAGGCGGTTCGCGCTGGGCCTACGTGTTCGGATCGGTCTTGCTCTTCATCTTCATCATGCAGGCGGTGACCGGCATTCTGCTGATGTTCTATTACGTCCCCACCGCCGATCACGCCTATGCCAGCACCCAGTACATCATTCATGACGTCGATTACGGCTGGTTCCTTCTGAGCTATCACTTCTGGGGTTCGACCGCGATGGTCGTCTGTGTCTTCGCGCACATGTCGCAGGTGTTTCTCTGGGGCGCCTATAAGAGCCCGCGTGAAATGATTTGGCTGGTCGGTTTGGCTCTCTTCGGGATCGTCATGGGGTTCGGGTTCACCGGCTATCTGTTGCCCTGGGACCAGCGCGCGTATTGGGCGACGACCGTTGGCGTGGAGATCATGGACAAGACGCCGCTCCTCGGCGATTTCATGGCGCGCTTTCTCAAGGGAGGGCCGACCCCCGGACAGATGACCTTGAGCCGGTTCTTCGTTATTCACGTCATGATCCTGCCTGCCGCCTTGATGGGGCTTGCCGGGCTTCATCTGTTCCTCTTCAGGTCGGCGGGACCGGCCGGGCCGTTTCGGGGCACCCCGGAAGAGCTCAAGGCGAAGACGGACTATTTCTTTCCCCGCCAAATCTGGAAGGACATCGTCGGGATGGCGGTGGTATTCGCCAGTATCTGTGCGTTGGCCTTCTGGGAGCCGGTGGTCTTGCTTGAGGAGGCGACCCCTGATCCCGGCGATTACCATCCGGAGCCGGAGTGGTACTTCCTGTTCCTGTTCCAATTGCTCAGGCTGAAAATCTTCGCAGGGGAGTTCGGACAGTTTCTGGGCGCCATCGCCTTGCCGGGGGCCTTCATGGCCTTGCTGGCCGCCTTGCCCTTCATCGACAGGGACCCGGAGCGCAATATCTTCAAGCGTCCGATCGCCTTGATCGGCTGGATCGTCGTCATGGTGTCCATTCTGCTGTTTACAGTCTCCGCCATCATCAACCGGGAATTTTTGGACTGA
- a CDS encoding cytochrome c, with protein sequence MGGALVKPIILLVAVYLVLKFIVPNMPGSAPLPSSLIFLYLMLVSSGIVIFATLSGESKDAFWGPIQRFLTGENIGGLQMLRYGILILFPLLVGWQTYGSTAPSDQPPAENRTIHPAPPGEYTGLSNPVPKTPENIMQGKGFYAAFCSPCHGGQFDGKGPAARGFNPPPANFSDPTTIAMLQESYLFWRIKKGGVGLPIEGMPWKSAMPRWEVELPDEWIWKIIMGEYDGAHQSPRTWE encoded by the coding sequence ATGGGAGGGGCGCTGGTCAAGCCAATCATCCTGCTGGTCGCGGTCTATCTGGTGCTGAAGTTCATCGTGCCCAACATGCCGGGCTCGGCTCCGCTGCCGTCCAGTCTCATTTTCCTCTATCTGATGCTGGTGAGTTCCGGGATCGTGATTTTTGCGACGCTCAGCGGAGAGTCGAAGGACGCATTTTGGGGGCCGATCCAGCGGTTTCTGACCGGAGAGAACATCGGCGGGCTGCAGATGCTTCGCTACGGCATTCTCATTCTCTTTCCGCTCCTGGTCGGATGGCAGACCTACGGCAGCACGGCGCCGAGCGATCAGCCGCCTGCCGAGAACCGGACGATTCACCCCGCTCCGCCCGGCGAGTATACGGGCTTGTCGAACCCGGTTCCCAAGACCCCGGAAAACATCATGCAGGGTAAGGGCTTTTATGCCGCCTTCTGCTCCCCCTGTCACGGGGGACAATTCGACGGCAAAGGACCGGCGGCCCGTGGCTTCAATCCGCCTCCGGCGAATTTTTCGGATCCGACGACGATCGCGATGTTGCAGGAGAGCTACTTGTTCTGGCGCATCAAGAAGGGCGGGGTGGGGCTTCCCATTGAAGGGATGCCCTGGAAGTCCGCCATGCCGCGCTGGGAAGTCGAGCTCCCGGACGAATGGATCTGGAAGATCATCATGGGCGAGTACGACGGGGCGCATCAATCGCCTCGTACCTGGGAATAG
- a CDS encoding c-type cytochrome — MGNVIKKLVVGLVVAGALFGITNALDFPSVFQMMFAAYALLGTAVFILLDAPSLKPLSGVKALAALVGFYVVLCVVYIAGASLWPQYDPEDEKGKIEKILKPKRAATEQGKADELLARAKALDEQAKALSARIKALGGDQATASQSAGGPGAPPATTGAAGGDVLKVGEDQWQLQECYNCHKLRGEGGKKRGPELDNIGNLLSADEIKQKILDPKSWMAEGFEKEYEKGKMPDKYKDLMEEKDVVALATWLVTFKNTSVNTPKPIKKK; from the coding sequence ATGGGTAATGTGATCAAGAAACTAGTGGTCGGGTTGGTGGTGGCGGGGGCGTTGTTCGGCATTACGAACGCGCTGGACTTCCCCTCTGTGTTCCAAATGATGTTCGCGGCCTATGCGCTGCTGGGTACGGCCGTATTCATCTTGCTTGATGCTCCGTCCCTCAAGCCCCTGAGCGGTGTGAAGGCGCTGGCCGCCCTGGTGGGGTTCTATGTCGTACTTTGCGTCGTCTACATCGCCGGCGCCTCGCTCTGGCCGCAGTACGATCCGGAGGACGAGAAGGGGAAGATCGAAAAAATTCTAAAACCCAAGCGGGCCGCGACCGAGCAAGGGAAGGCCGACGAGCTGCTAGCCAGAGCCAAGGCGCTCGACGAGCAAGCCAAGGCCTTGTCGGCGCGCATCAAGGCATTGGGTGGGGATCAAGCCACCGCCTCGCAGTCCGCCGGCGGACCCGGGGCGCCTCCGGCGACGACCGGTGCGGCAGGGGGTGACGTGTTGAAAGTCGGTGAGGACCAATGGCAGCTTCAGGAGTGCTACAACTGCCACAAGCTGCGCGGCGAAGGCGGAAAGAAGCGCGGTCCCGAGCTCGACAACATCGGTAATCTTCTGTCGGCCGATGAGATCAAGCAGAAGATTCTCGATCCCAAGAGCTGGATGGCCGAGGGTTTCGAGAAGGAGTATGAAAAGGGCAAGATGCCGGACAAGTACAAGGACCTGATGGAGGAAAAGGACGTCGTGGCGTTGGCGACCTGGTTGGTCACCTTCAAGAACACCTCGGTCAATACACCGAAGCCGATCAAGAAAAAATAG
- a CDS encoding c-type cytochrome, which produces MKQMKIGQAGILFAMGLLVAACGGEGGGEGPVVPPPPAPAEYADKHMPAGWWTDAGKVEEGRKLFIGETNPDVNCASCHGKDGKPVKAGARDFRNGERMKLYSDSVWFWRISEGVPNTKMKAWKSKLSDEDRWKLVLFERSFGLAGKTWDADKKQWADSGEIKVAAADAAK; this is translated from the coding sequence ATGAAGCAGATGAAAATCGGACAGGCGGGGATTCTGTTCGCCATGGGGCTGCTGGTTGCCGCATGCGGTGGAGAAGGCGGCGGGGAAGGACCGGTCGTGCCTCCTCCTCCGGCTCCTGCCGAGTATGCGGACAAGCACATGCCGGCCGGCTGGTGGACCGACGCCGGGAAAGTGGAAGAGGGACGAAAATTGTTTATCGGTGAGACGAACCCCGACGTGAATTGCGCAAGCTGCCACGGCAAAGACGGGAAGCCCGTTAAGGCCGGCGCCCGCGACTTCCGTAACGGCGAACGGATGAAGCTGTATTCCGATTCCGTCTGGTTCTGGCGTATCTCGGAGGGGGTGCCCAATACGAAGATGAAGGCCTGGAAGAGCAAGCTCTCCGATGAAGACCGTTGGAAGCTCGTGCTCTTCGAGAGGAGTTTCGGCCTCGCCGGCAAGACATGGGACGCCGACAAGAAACAGTGGGCGGACTCCGGCGAGATCAAGGTCGCGGCGGCCGACGCAGCCAAGTAA
- a CDS encoding ubiquinol-cytochrome c reductase iron-sulfur subunit, with the protein MQPKLKSKVHCSDREVGEVASVIVDPLSRQISHIVVSMNGHGERQVAMGQVQSVTEGAVQLRTTSSEVVALPAFKRDEYVTNHEVEIPHLEDSVHVTPGEVLVPLPELEKSVKRRTFFMNFTHAIGFLIGLPIAFPVLRYLMKPMYAPFDNGWLSIGNIGKIKQDDIGVQFKYKKKVKEAYMPESEIEKNVWILKGTPAVLEKVYQGKDMEFRDALGKPIWTNKKEIPYVAFSGKCPHLGCGYKWRQHKVLGQVFLCPCHLSIYDASGKVLDGPAPRSLDALPIRVSAGGEVQIIDMEFKAGTKSQIRII; encoded by the coding sequence ATGCAGCCCAAACTCAAGTCGAAAGTTCATTGCTCGGATCGCGAAGTCGGAGAGGTGGCGAGCGTCATCGTCGATCCGCTGTCGCGCCAAATCAGTCACATCGTCGTGTCCATGAACGGCCACGGCGAACGCCAGGTGGCGATGGGCCAGGTGCAGAGCGTGACGGAGGGCGCCGTCCAGTTGAGGACCACGTCCTCCGAGGTCGTGGCGTTGCCGGCGTTCAAGCGCGACGAGTACGTGACCAATCACGAAGTCGAAATCCCTCATCTGGAGGATAGTGTCCACGTCACTCCCGGCGAGGTGCTGGTCCCTCTTCCTGAACTGGAGAAGAGCGTCAAGCGCCGAACCTTCTTCATGAACTTCACCCATGCGATCGGCTTTTTGATCGGGCTGCCGATCGCCTTTCCTGTGCTGCGCTACCTGATGAAGCCCATGTATGCCCCCTTCGACAACGGCTGGTTGAGCATCGGGAATATCGGCAAGATCAAACAGGACGACATCGGGGTCCAGTTCAAGTACAAGAAGAAGGTCAAGGAAGCGTACATGCCGGAATCCGAGATCGAGAAGAACGTCTGGATTCTCAAAGGCACGCCGGCCGTCCTCGAGAAAGTTTATCAAGGCAAGGACATGGAATTTCGCGACGCCTTGGGCAAGCCGATCTGGACCAACAAGAAAGAGATTCCCTACGTCGCCTTCTCGGGCAAGTGTCCCCATCTCGGTTGCGGGTACAAGTGGCGGCAGCATAAGGTGCTCGGACAGGTCTTCTTGTGTCCCTGCCATCTGAGCATCTACGATGCCTCCGGAAAGGTTCTCGATGGACCGGCGCCCCGGTCTCTGGACGCCTTGCCGATCCGCGTGTCGGCGGGGGGGGAGGTCCAAATCATCGATATGGAATTCAAGGCCGGCACGAAATCACAAATCCGGATCATCTGA